A region of the Gouania willdenowi chromosome 1, fGouWil2.1, whole genome shotgun sequence genome:
aactaaaaaaaaaaaaaaaaaaaaagctcaccTAACCTCCACCGACGCATTAATCACTcataaaaattactttttataaATGTCGTTTTTGGATTTTATGACACTAGTGAAAACATTGTAGTTTATGTAAAGGAAAGCACAACAGCCTAATGAAAGCAGTTTATTACTTAGAATTCGATACAGTAGTCAACATTTTATTGAACATGGAATTATTGATGACTCAGCATTAGCAGAACAATGCAGAGATTAAATCTAACTTCGAGGCAAAAGCTTTAACTTTTACAGGAACTGTAGTTATTAAACTTTTATGCAAACTctcaaataaatgttaaaatcagGAACCAAGTGCACAAAAGAtgcaataaacaaagaaaaaataaaataaaaacttccaTCAAACTTATCCCAGAACAGAGAAAGAAACATTTGAAAAGGATCACAGTACCTAACGCTTGGAGAACAAACTACACCGTTAATGATCAGCAGCATAGAGGCCAAGAACAGGCCCACCTGGATAATCAAACACATCAAACATTCAGGAAGTAAATAAACTAGTATgatgtgtgagtgtgagagtCATGAGTTTAATAAAAACTCATACCTAACAGACAGAAAGAATAACAATGAAGTGACTATGTTTGCAAAACCAGCAGGAAGGAAGTCATTCCTCAACCATTCCTAACAGATTCTGGTCAACAACAGCctctaaaaaaacagaaaaacagcacTTTGTATTATCGTTCAGTGGACTAAACAAGCTGCTTTGCTTTGttatacacaaacacacgtgcGTCTGTGTCATACCTGGTTCCTTCAGGGCTTGTGCACTTCCTGCCAGCCCCGTCAGGTGCTCAGTGTTCCCATTGAGGATTTCTGCAGACAAGTTGTTATTCTGCTGCTCCTCCACAATCCTTTTCTGAAGCTCCTCCtagtgtgtacacacacacgcacacggtaTAAAATTACACGTATTTGAAAGGCTTATTGCAGGTTTTACCCCCAATTCTGGATGAAAAAGACGCACCTGGCACATGACGGTGAGCTGCAGCGGTAAGTCATCTACTTTAACAAAGTCATCCTCGTCAGACTTTTGGCTCGTGTTACCTGAACTAACCTCctgaaaacaaaatatagaCATCAacatatattacattattttatttattttgttttaaaggtaATGGTTTTCCATCGCAGCTGCATCTacagacagaaaacacacagtgagcctgtgtgtgtttttcagatgcAATAACATGTTGGAGAAAACTGTGGAATGGTTGGCAACCATTCACATAGATTTTGGGATTAACCATTTTTGATTCCTTTCTAGAAGGGTGTGAAGACATATTGATACATTTCTGGGAGTTGATTTACTGTACACTCCTAgccagctcttttttttttttaatttgaagacGTGTTCAGATCAAAAGCACCagctacatactgtataagGAAAATGGTGAGAATAGTGAGGAGGAATTCACAGCCAtcaacagtggaaacagaaagtgAGCATGTGTATGGAATAGAGGCTTTAACTGCAAAGTCACAGTTGAGGTTTAAGGTCTTTATTAGTGAACAGTTGCCTATAGAAAAATACCTGTGGAACTGAAAGGacacctaaactctgctgtaaTGTGTTGATTATCCAtctattgatttgtttattttctgggACCAAACATGTTTTTCCTTATTTATGTTTTCCTCACACTGTCATGTATATCCTGTATATCTGTGAAGGAAggttctgtaatgtgttttctcatgttttttactaaagagagaaaaaaaaaaagtgaaaaacaaaggaacagcacaaacacacacactgatgtttTCAGGCTGAGGTGCTCCTATAATGCTGTTGTTGTTCTTCCTATTCATGTATTTAACTTACACTGTAAGGCTGTCGCTGCCAGATGACTTTAGTTTCTCTTCTTACCAATTGTTGTTAGTCTGGTCTGGATACTGGATACTACATCAGCACTTTCTTGTTTGAACTTACCTCCACATTGATCATGACAGGCGAGTCAGAGTCTGGGCTGCTGGATGCTGGAGGATCTTTGGGAAAACCCTGACTGTGAGAGTCTTCTGAGCTTCCTCCTGAGCCTGGAACTGCATCAGCATTATTCTTCTCctcattattattgtcattgtctTCCTCTacaacttcttcttcttcttcttctagctgctgctgctgctgctcctcctcctccaggctCCGGTGCTCCACTGACTGCTCAGTCCCAGAGGATCGGATGATTTCTGTGTGCAAACAGGAAAGTTTGGGATGAAGTAGTGGGAGGTTAACTACATATCACAGAGAAACTCTGCTGCTGGAGGGAAACATTAGTAACTCCATCAGTACCAGTCTGTGGATCCTTCTGCTCTGGTTTTATTTCTGCAGTTCCTTCAGCTCTGCCCTGGAACACAACACAGCAACACAAGTTGAGGACAATTACACTTTTCAgatacccatgttcaattacaattcaataacaattacagtgaccagcattatttccaattacaattaaataaaaaaaaaaaaaaaatttatcctcaggaagtcaaattcaattatgttctcaattactgagcctgcattaattaatgtaaaaaaagttCACCTCCctctttctgttagcatctcttatgataacaggtcttaaatcagctcTAAACTTGGGGCCGGGACAACGCGTTGACGTAATCGATggtgaccaaaacaaagatggcggcgccaGAGAATaactaaaggcaggcatacactgtgcaatttttggcccattttgagccaattttcgacttgtgcgactattttgtgggatcgtgcgagtctctgctagatcgtgtgtcgtgcatcgtgtagtatacatggggtcacgagaagccattaacacctcacgaccactCACGAGTCGCACCTCGTGAGTGAGCTCcttgtgagggtatctcacagttgaagcagtgccacggaccggcttactgTAGACGCTCACACTGCACGTGCGAGAATatcgtaggaccgctgtaaaattcaCAGACTGTCATTcccacgtctgtccagtcagctactggtccatcacatcgccgtcttttcttttttaaagttctttttgctgagatttgtgaGCGTCTCTCCATTTCTGGGTtgttcttcttcgtctgttttaatggcgacgcttcagtgttcttcttcttcttctaagtTGTAAGTTGCATTTcaggaaacaagaccccgaagtgtcgtgtatgaacgtacagtgtgagcagtcgcattcgggctctgcgtctgagtcgcacagtttgagctggagctgagtaaaacgattgaaaaaaaaaatcgcacagtgtatcccagcctcaACGCAAATGGCTCCTtcgagtttcaaaagtgcaaggcagtgaagacACGCACTCGTTCGTCAAAGGCagctgttccccgtaaccctcCTTCATCCCGGGTGTGACCGTATGACAGCGCGTCAACTTGACAAGGAGAAAACACCCGCCGTGAGATCAgcaacataaacatatattgcaatgttaaggaattcattttttttttcattttagctaTGCAAATCAACACATCGCaaaattaatcatttaaaaaataatcagttaTCCCAGCCctatgtaaaatacactaaaaacaaacatctatcatctaatttatttcccatCTCTTGATTACCTTGtgaggcttcctaatcaatggaaatatAGGTTCTTATATTTTCGGTGGGGgcgtttgagcctttttgtgtcgattaaaaaaaaaatgtaaatggtaaaatgtgggaaagcttgatatgaaacatctTTTATTAACTGTTAACGACAtacatgtagaaatgtaacataaaactgtaacatggttccccagttttgtgttaaattataattgacaattttatagaattttcacagcaattacaattacaaagtaaattatctaaactcaattacgacagcaatatatttttttttaaattacaattataattgaccccaaccctggctggaAGCCTGACCTTCTGTTCTGCGTATCCATCTGCAGAAACCTGTAAAGATGTCTGAACATCCACAGGTGGAGCATCAAActcctccatctcctcctccATCTCATCCTCTCCACTGCCGTAGTTGGTCAGGGCCTGAACCTCTGCCTTAGAAAGACCTGAGCAGCAACGCACACAACACCACCATGGATTGAAGAGTGATGATGACCATGTGATTCAAACCCCGCCCACAAACTTTCACTCACTGATTGACAGAGGCACCCCCTGGCTatcttcatcctcctcatcGTCACCCTCTGAGGTGGGACTGCTCCAGTGGGTTTTAGTGTCAGTCTGCAGGTAAAGCTGGAAGGCAGCAGCTCCTTCCTGCTCCGCTTCATCCTCTTCCTGTCAGAGGAAGTcacaggctgtgtttgaaatggcactatgcactacaaactcaaagagtaataaaggtcctatatcatgcaattTTCtcaatttgttctaagaacgccaacaacatagtatttatttgaggtttattttcccaaacttgccttttttccaaagttttagcctctgaaaagtcactttccgagcagttctaaaaaacgggctgttttggaGCCTACTggagcggctattgtgattgtgagtccgtctcagtgcttcaggctgtgtgtttatcacagcagcagcagcggagatcagctgcttcaaacactgaccggagtgttaagctgctaagtcactttcctCTCCTCCTTATCTCTAACGACAGGAATAGTGCAtataaggtgataatcatttgttttgcccatagttttgcgtttaattaaattgtaaaaaacagtttttatagaatttccacgGCAAttacagcaacagatttttccaattccgattataattacatcataattgttattaattaccaattatgcaattacaattataattgatcccaacctgctgtctactatatactatgagtATAGTGAGGAGAGCCTTGTTTTGTGTACTGTGATGGGGTAGGTGTGTATAAGCTTCTACACCCGTTGGGCTGATTAGACAACTGAGTGatgtttgttctgtttattgTTTTCCTGAAAActgcagaaataaaaaaaattctaattgaaattgtaataaaattcaaacttaggatgatgaccgttcccacttaAGTATACtttcaaagtttcccaagatgcatttggaacctactacgacaaaaacctgaagtacACTGAGGCttaatatctctgttgattctccacctttgaaagttctgaaaacatttaaggCCAGAAAGTGATCAAGTAGAAAATCAACTCATTTGATCCAttaaaaactcacagaaacacatttcatgctgacatttcagagatttcaaaacaagagccctattacaaaagcgttaaaaactaatggaagacaagaagaggtgcttttgttttgacaaggggatgtttgacttttagcttgaagctggtcccaggatgattttacattccactcgcaatgcatcatggttgagtatgactactgtgcccactgtgcatacttgaaaaacgtcccgatatagtatacaacCAGGTATTTCTTGTGTACTCTATCTTTCcacactatctaatgtgaacgcactacatactataacgtactcattttgacgtcagacttagtagtacattagtatgtgaTTTTCTCTTTTCTCTCCAGTCCACATACCTTTCCTTCATCCGTGTCGGGAGGAGAAAGTGGTTTATTCCCTCCGTCTGCTGTGTTCTCCTGATTGGACGGAGACTTTAGCAAACAAGGTCATTAGCATGatgaaaattaataaaaatttaaCTAAAGATTAGTTAATAAACACAGTATGCAACTGACCTTCTGAGTATTCCTAGCTTTATGGAGTTGCACATCTCTCTTCTCATTTAAGTGTTTAACAGCCAAGgccacgctgctgctgctgctgctactgtcTAAGTCCTGCATCAGCCGAAAGAAGGCCAACTCATTGAAGAGGATCTCTGAGATCGCCACCAGCAGGTCCTCTCCACAGTCCTTCAGGGTGCGCCCCAGGAACTTACTGAGAGATTCCTGGACCACAGACTAAGTGTCAGATGGGAGGTTTTGAAAGATTGGAGCAGATAAAGGATGGAGTCACACCTGCAGGATGCCTCCCAGCTCTCTGTGGAAGAAATGCACAAACTCCTTGCCGTCATCATGTAGCTGCGTGAGGGCGAGAACCATGCGCCGCACAGACGTCAGCAGCTGAGGGGAACACACGTCATCCATGTTCTCCTGAAAGTAAATAATGaagtaaataaaatcatttcGTAAAGTGCATTTAGAGGTAAACAATGTCAAGAAAAGCTGGTATACATTTATTACAGAATATTGGGGTAaattattgataattaattacaattatggcataattgtgattgaaaaaaattaactacAATTGTTGTAGTTGTTCTGAGAACCTtgctacagttctatggcttacacctATGTAGTTAATCATATGTTCATGacaagtttacctgtcacttttcttgaaaaaacaatttaaattgaAGGCCATACAGAAAAACATTAAGGCCTatatttccattgattaggaagcctaacaagttaaccaagagataaaaaacaaatcagatgatagattattgtttttgtatattctaaagctgatttaagacatgggtcaaaactgacctgttatcataaaagatgctaacaaaGCTAACAAGAGGGTGGCTACGTTTTATGGGTtaattatttcaggctcagcaatTATGATTATTTGTTATTAAAATTTAGTAAACgagaatgtaattataattgactttcaggggaaaaatcattgtaattttagttgtaattggggaaaaatgagtcactgtaatcataatttggTTGTATGGATaaatgaagacgtaattgtaatttaaaaatgtacttgaccccaaccctggtgtctACACAGGGTCAAACACAAGTATAGGCACAAATTGCCCAGTCCTCCCTTCCAGtgaaatcattattattattattatttttattattaataataataataataataataataataataacaacagacATTCTGAAAATAACCCTCTCCTAAGTTTTTCCTAGTTGTCCGTCTTACCTTTAGGAATGGAATGACTTCCGCCATGATGACTTTAATTTCACGATCCAGCTGCTGCGTGTCAATCTGAGGACAGTGAACGCCGCCGGCTCCACCCTCTGCTCACATACCGTACATAGAGAGTCAATCTTTACACAAACGCTACCACAATTGGAAGTGTTGCTGCTTTCTGCTAATAATGCTCAGACAGACACAGTCTCATTGTGTACCTTCTACTTTAGCAGCATTGGAGGCCTCAGAGTGGACTGCAGCTGCATTGCTGTTGTTGAAGCGGTTAGGCCCAGCTTTAAGATTTGTGCGCTCATAATCTCTAATCCTGGCCAACGCTTTGTCTAAATGAATCACTGTAGTGCCTGTCAGAGCAGCACAGACAGGAGAGCAGGAAGACACATGAGCAGGATAGAGGAAACACCAGGTTAACATTGCTTTAACAGGCCCTGAAAGCTTTGATGCTGAGGAGTGGAAAAGAGTTGGTGAGCATTGAAAAgccagaagaagaaaagaggaCAAACATCTACCACCTCTGCTGCAGTCTCAAGCTATAAGCTGATCATTATGCACACATGATGAGAAGTGGCCTGTCTGTCACAGTGAAATGTGTGATTGAGGAATACTTTACCAAGTTCCTCATTGGCAAATGGCTCCATGTTGGAGGAGGTTGACATGATGCTGTCTTCATCCACAGAATCTGCCTCAGCCCTCGTCTTCATCACGCTCAGAGAGAGACTCCGCTCTGCCACTTCCTGCAATAGCACAAGCAACGTGGAACAGGCACAACTCATTGAATATCACTTATTTAcgtgtaaaaatgaaaaagtaaagTGGAACAAGCTTTAAGAAATATGTTTTTCATAGGTCATATTTAGAACAAAAGGGATGGggtgaaaatttaaatttagaaaaaaagagaCAAGTAAAGAAAAGTTTAGGAGATGTAgattagaaaatgtgaaaagtgtGGAGAAAAGGTAACAAGTGCTCGAAACAAAGTCTTTACAAGTAAAAGTCACAGTGTGAGGTGCAGCTATATAACAATAACAGGTATCTTACTGCATCACTGGTAGTCAGACTCTCACTGGGTGTGAGCTCAGATTGAGAACCAGCAGCCCAAGCTCCAGGACCAAGATTGACCAAACACTCCTGAGCTGAACTTTTCTCAGCCAGGTGTCGGGCGACCAAGTCCTGTGAGGACATGAGGAGTAACAATTAACAACAGGTATTTAAACtattaaatcaattaaaaagaCCAATatgaattgttatttatttattagatttCCAAAAAAGCATCTCCACCCTTTTCTTCCCTGCCCTGCGCATCACTATTGTTTCTTAAGCATGTGAAGTCCCTTTAAGATTACCACAGCAAGCATTtattaactgtatttttttcccctgtggGAATTTCTATCAATACCAAGTAAGAAACTATTATGACTAATTTTacaactttcattttttttgccataatTTTGATGAGACTTTGGAAAACGTCGATCTTTTTTCATTCATCATTTGTTGATTTTCTAATAATGTGCTGTTTTCTTTCACACACTAAAACGTGTATTTGACATGAGGAAAAAGTGAGTAGCGAGGACACCATGCAAAACCCTGTCACTTATTCTGTTACCAATCGGTCAAAAACAAGATTTGTTTGATTGCTTGTCTTTGACTTTCAATTGTAGTTGCAAGCTGAATATATGttgaataatattttattaccaaccattattcattttttgaatttatctttcaataaaaaaaattgtaattgagaaatcCATTTGTAAGAGGATGCTTATTATCTGTCAAGTGAACAAGTTAACTAATTTAGCAGAGGTATTACCTGGTCTGCACCATATTGGCGTCATAACCACCTGGGTTATTAAATATATTGAGCATAAAAGGCAACTCTACATACCTGGAGGGAATAGAGCGCCCTCTGGCGTAAGTAGTCTGTGTTGAGGAGCTGCAGCTCGTGAAAGAGTTCGATGAGAAAATGGGGTCGTGATTCATTCTGGGAGATCAGTGTGGCCACCTCAGAGTAAATGGTCTCCCTCAGTGCTTCAAACAGTGAGAAGTCACTGCTGGCatctagaaataaaaaatgcataTGCAATTAACCCCAACTATTGAGTGaaagaaaatatttgaaaattaaaaaaactgctcATTTATTTAAGAGTGAGAATCCTCTGTGATAGACAAACTTAAGTTTAGTTGTGAATAAGAAACAAAGAGAAATGCATGGAATGGTGAGGTGACGTAGTTACAAAAAGATGCAGGGTGCATTTACCTGGTGCTTCTGTGCATGCAATTCTGTTAGATAGGAAGGGTGTTCTCCAAGCATAGGCTGTGAGTAAGATACATTAAAACGTCATAACAAAAATTAACTCAAAGTCAAAAGTAAAACAAGATCATGACTAAAAAAATGtgtaagaaaaagaaacaagatGTTGAATTCCTAATAAAAAGAATACTTGGCATTAAAGTGAAAAGGGTGGTAAAATATGAATAGTGAAATGTAAAAGGACGGACAAAGTAAACGAGGCCTGACGGAGCATGTATAGTTCAGAGCGTACCAGAGGAGAGGTCGTTTCGCTTGTTCCCCAGCTTGGTTTtgcttttcagtttttcttgGGTGAGCTTATCCAACAGACTCTGGTTTTGGTCTTTGtgatgggacaggactgccctCTGCTGGGCAAGCTCTGCACTGCTGCTCACACTGTCACTCTCATGACCTTGGAAAGTAACAACAGTATTCTAAATTATTTCTGTCATCAAGCATTGATTAGTTTTGCTGGAAAGGCAGTCAGTACGTAATAAAAAAAGACTCTCAAAAACTCCTAAAACATGGCTGACTAAAGCAGAATGCTACATCGATGTCGGAATGTCACCTTCACATGTTTTGCTGTGACCTTTGTTCCTCCTCCGTCTGCTCTTTGGAGTCTTGCTTCTGGATGCCAGGTTGGCTTGTGCAGAGGCTTTGCGACCAGTTTTAAAGGTCTTTGTAATGGTGGAGGGATCAACAGGATCAAGCATACTGCTGAAGCTTCCCTCGGACACTTTGTCAAAGTCCTGAGGTTGTGAGCGGCAGTTAGCATACATCGGGGATGAAGACAGAGACTCCTGGGGCTCTGATTTTGAGGCGAGATGGTGAAGTGCATTGTTTGTCTGCGAGGTATTAAGTAAGCCAGCCGGTCtgaaataatcatgaaagaaaaacatgaacaacaACAATGTTTGGCACATACACAGGTATTTAGCTTCAGGCAAAGCTGATGGGCACACCGTCTATCTGTTGAAGTGTTGAGAGGAGAGCGCTGCAGGGGAGGAGGAAAACTCATGTATTCTGTTTTCAGTGAAACGTTGTGGTCCTTCTGACGCACAGCGCTGGGCTGTTCAGTAACTGTTGGAGCAAATCCCCCAGGAGCAGCAGGGAACACTGGGTTTACATTCAGACCttcaaacagaaacaaacaagagAAGTGGTTTGATTGGATGAACAAAAAGGCAGCAAGTCAGAGGTcggattttgtgtgttttcggagttgctttgtgtattctctcatttttagagtttgttttcatttaggattttttttatgtaattttgtatattatgtacttCTTCAACTACAATTTCCAGATgttgttttgggggctgcacacaATTAGACCAATGCCCCCCCCCCGTGGCCCCCAGTTGCCCTtgtctgatttttaaaaaaaataataataattcaattgcATATCAATTTCAAATGTTAAAGCCGTGTAAAGTTGAACCTTCAAtaagttttacattttgtttgtctATGGCAGCATATCATAATGTGCCACAGCCATAGGAAACAACTAAACAACACTCTAAACCACTGTTTTTAGAAATAAAGTGTAAAAAGAAGCTAATGAAATGTGCATCGTACTGTGTGGGAAAGGGAACAGGCCAGTGGGTGGCAGGTTGTTGGGTGGAGGTTGCTGGGTGGAGGAAAAAGAGGCAAAGGCTCCAGGGGAGAGAAAGGGGCCAGAAATGGGTTCCTTCTTCTGTGTCTGCCAACCTGCAGCTGAGGAAGAACATGGTGGCAGCTGCTGTTGTCGAACAAGGTCGTTCAGTACCTGCTTGAGCCTGAGagggacaaaaacaaaatgaattttaAGAATGAAAAAGCAAAGGCACTTGATAATAAAAGAGTTGAGTCCATCCACTCTTGGCCTGGTTTTATGTACCTTTGGACGTTGTTTTGCTGCCATGCCAGCTGGGTGTAGCACTGGTTGAGCTGGTGCATAACAAAAATGACTTGAGGTGATGATACATTGTTGGGCAACACGCTAAACTGACCAGTCAGAAGCGTTTGCAACATGTATGATAGCGTCTGTGGATGTGAGATCAACAAGAACAGTGTTTGGTTTTTCATGGACCTGATGAACTGAAACAAAAAGGGTCCAAcctcaccagggttggggtcaattataattgtaatcgcgtagtTGATCATTACAAATACTGTATGGCGTaactataattgtaactgtaattgaaaacatctgttgctgttgtaatcgtaatttaattgtaatcaaGTTCAGATAAAtgaatttgtaattgtaattgatatggAAATTCTCATGTTAGAGTTCTATGGCGTACACAAAGGTAgctaattattaaaatatgtttcagatcaagttttccgactacctgtcagttctattgagtatcattttatttattttttcaaataaattgaaatcgaagggtatactgacaaaaaaaaggctcagacggcCACACCAagaatattaataccaatatattcattgataaggaaaccaagagatgagaaacaaaatggatgaaaactaatatttttagtgtattttacagctgcttTAAGACTataataagagatgctaacagaaagctaacacaagaggaaggtcatgTTTTTTGGGGTTATTTATCAAAGGGTCAGGAACtgtgattaattattattattatgaacaattgagaatgtaattgtaatcttTCAGGGGCAAAAATTTataattttagttgtaattggggaaaatgccagtcactgtaatcataattaggTTGTATGGATaaatgaagatgtaattgtaatttaaaaatgtacttgaccccaaccctggtgtctACAGCGTGTCAAACGCAAGTATAGGCACAAATGGCCCAGTCCTCCCTTCTAgtaaaattactattattattattattattaataataataataataataataataaaaaaaataataacagacaTTCTGAAAttgaattgtgattaattgatttggaactttggtaattgagaatgtaatagTAATCgactttcagtggaaaaattatatttataatttaaatcgtaattggaaaaaataccagtcaccataatcataattttgttttaattgatcATGAATTATTGAATCGTAATTGTAAAGGAAAgttgtaattgaccctaaccctgaaccTAACCGCCATTATCAACGCCATCATCCTACATGTGTGCGAGTGCACTGACCTGCTGGTCCTGCATGAGTGTCTGACACATGCTGGAGCTGAAGTCCAGCTGACTCTGTAAATTGCTGATCTGTTCCTGCCAGTGAGAAGAAGAACCTTCAGCAACAGAGAGCTCAGAAGCCCAGCGCAGGTTCTCCTGTCTTTGTGCTGATCCATGCTGAGTCGTAGACTGCTGCTGCCTGGCCTTGTTATGAAGACACCCGCTAACATCCCCTAAAAATGCCTCTGGAGGTTGCAAGTTGCTGGACACAAACATACATAACTTATTAGAGCCAATAATAAGCATTAGTGCTGctataaatattgatatttgtgTAAACAATTATTCACACCTTTCTTGGTTTTTCCTGTTGCTGTATGAGCTCTGGTTCCTGTTTTGTGAAAAGTCGTGTATGTCCTCATCGGAGCTACTTTCTGTACACACCT
Encoded here:
- the pcm1 gene encoding pericentriolar material 1 protein isoform X2 produces the protein MATGGTPFDDSAEELHNWTVTNGSLVDRLNNMDWGVHQNKANRSTEKNKKKLSAAVVESRLTNDISPESTPGAGRRRARTPHSFPHIKYSTQMSVPDQAELDKLRQRINFTDLDERSVGSDSQGRVTTANNQRQLAGENKKPYNFLPLHVNTNKSKELLPPSSSAPATPAITKETRKHSQGLRETLTTAIPTKEPARPDRSGTGRDLLALRQLAIAELRLDSSQVVGKVIQIREYISKASSMLEDLMEKNDVPANVERLSHLINHLKEQERSYLRFLQKMLARENEEEDVGTGDSAVGSESQAESTCLNTETGRAGATGSDQKEELDNLRKQHELLKKMLEQQEQLRALQGQQEALMALQGQREALMALQHNAELAFEDNVVTETTGSVSGLSITSELNDELNELIQRYHNQLHDSQSKAVPDNRRQAESLSLSREVCWARSPQAVGPPQHRPLLHSASGPHTGLDTGAAAASVTLTKLQELQDKKQTMDKILQELHSLRDQTLNNSRRGMSAQLSVSIGGSSDVSSNGASAPVSRHALLAHQHETSHSADKLRKLKEVHKRLNELRELVQYYEQTSDMMVDAVNENVKRDDEEEEEDDEENPTEDSSIFEAVFDSERESHRPVTNIRNSQGSRNWAEMNSLTNRHGLRSGTSNNRDGRLNTECEINNRLAANLRSLAIPLVIECQYNRNIPYDPVKDEDEDEEGLGNEVGAQAMAPDSEASQSSRRSSTANDARLSPNGQRLTAKQKLRQLQELVAMVQSDDTDATTANEDEALDQQPNNTRGPVPSAPGTLSLGCNKSPRSVSLSTKAREKLYEEKLRQQKEELKQLHEERQRLIEIQGKIQDLQWACPDFQSSVSNSTNQQGLLKKAPLAVSTPAAGHNSASSAHKTNSAVLKPTAPEAAISSVTDKELWSEMRRHQMLREELRQRRKHLESLMAEHQRRSGHEGSPSRIEDQEGIGTPSQTVSTRTVATWGSTPCCHDDDTNEEEENGDEHEYRSEISEEAQEVCTESSSDEDIHDFSQNRNQSSYSNRKNQESNLQPPEAFLGDVSGCLHNKARQQQSTTQHGSAQRQENLRWASELSVAEGSSSHWQEQISNLQSQLDFSSSMCQTLMQDQQTLSYMLQTLLTGQFSVLPNNVSSPQVIFVMHQLNQCYTQLAWQQNNVQRLKQVLNDLVRQQQLPPCSSSAAGWQTQKKEPISGPFLSPGAFASFSSTQQPPPNNLPPTGLFPFPHSLNVNPVFPAAPGGFAPTVTEQPSAVRQKDHNVSLKTEYMSFPPPLQRSPLNTSTDRRPAGLLNTSQTNNALHHLASKSEPQESLSSSPMYANCRSQPQDFDKVSEGSFSSMLDPVDPSTITKTFKTGRKASAQANLASRSKTPKSRRRRNKGHSKTCEGHESDSVSSSAELAQQRAVLSHHKDQNQSLLDKLTQEKLKSKTKLGNKRNDLSSAYAWRTPFLSNRIACTEAPDASSDFSLFEALRETIYSEVATLISQNESRPHFLIELFHELQLLNTDYLRQRALYSLQDLVARHLAEKSSAQECLVNLGPGAWAAGSQSELTPSESLTTSDAEVAERSLSLSVMKTRAEADSVDEDSIMSTSSNMEPFANEELGTTVIHLDKALARIRDYERTNLKAGPNRFNNSNAAAVHSEASNAAKVEEGGAGGVHCPQIDTQQLDREIKVIMAEVIPFLKENMDDVCSPQLLTSVRRMVLALTQLHDDGKEFVHFFHRELGGILQESLSKFLGRTLKDCGEDLLVAISEILFNELAFFRLMQDLDSSSSSSSVALAVKHLNEKRDVQLHKARNTQKENTADGGNKPLSPPDTDEGKEEDEAEQEGAAAFQLYLQTDTKTHWSSPTSEGDDEEDEDSQGVPLSISLSKAEVQALTNYGSGEDEMEEEMEEFDAPPVDVQTSLQVSADGYAEQKGRAEGTAEIKPEQKDPQTEIIRSSGTEQSVEHRSLEEEEQQQQQLEEEEEEVVEEDNDNNNEEKNNADAVPGSGGSSEDSHSQGFPKDPPASSSPDSDSPVMINVEEVSSGNTSQKSDEDDFVKVDDLPLQLTVMCQEELQKRIVEEQQNNNLSAEILNGNTEHLTGLAGSAQALKEPEAVVDQNLLGMVEE